The genomic DNA CAACTGGGATCGAAATTCATCGGCTTGCAGCGCGGCCAGGATAACGGGTGCAGCGTGCCCTCCGACATCCCCACGACCACGGTGGGAAGCAAAACGCATTTGTGTTATGACTTCAGCGGTTGCAAGCAAGGATATCCGGTCAAGGTATGCACCTTCGACGGACCCCATGAAGCCAGCGTCGGCGACGGGGGGACCGGGAACGCGGGCAAGAACAGCTGGATCCCGCCGGAATCATGGAAGTTCTTTACGCAGTTCTGATGCTTCGGGAAGCGGTCCCGGTGGCGCGGGTAGCGAGGGACCCGGCTTGCCGCGCCCACGGTCAGCGCAGCTGCCACCGGACTAATTTCCGGGTTACTTGCCTCCCGCCCGCATCCAATCTTAGGATAGAGGTCCCGTGCCCTACTGCCGCGGGAAGGGGGGCCGTATAGACGCCCGCGGGCATGAAACCGTCGGCGAGAACGGCGATAACGTTCCCGCGGAGATCCACGACATCCACTTTTACCGCAACGCCGTGGGCGATGGAATACGTTATGGTCCGGTTCTTACAGAGCAAGATTACGCCCGAAGCGGCCATCGACGGCGAAGGCTTTACGATGGGCACCGCAACGCCGGAATCGTTGAGCACCATGAAATCGAACAAGGTGTATCCGGTTCCCGTCCCGCCAAGCTGCGTACCGTACATCCGAACATAGCGCGCGGTAGTGGTCGAGAAGGTTTCGTCGGTGATCGAACGGGCCCCGGCTTTGGTCGTGCTGAACACGTCCGTCCACGCCGTATTGTCGGTCGACACCTGGATCTTAAACGATTTCGCGTAGGTCGAATCCCATTTGAGGATCACGCGATTAACCGGCATGGCGGAGCCGAGATCGACCGTGATCCATTGCGGATCGCCGGCCCCGCTCACCCATTTCGTATCCATGTAATCCTGCCAGGTCGCCGGGCTGGTTACGTTGCCGGGAACGTTGGTCCCGCTCGACGATGATGCGGTCGCGGTCTTGTTGAGCGCCAGGTTGCGCTTAACGTCGATGGCCCGCCATACGCCGCGATCCGGATCGACTTCCCAGTCCTGGTAATAATTGACGACCACCGAATCCTTCGGGGTGAACGCGATGGGCAACCAAGCGTAATCCCCGTTCCTGGCCGGATGCGGCCGCTTCCAGCGGTCACCGGCATACATTTGCACGGTATCCTCCGTGCCTTTGAAGCGGTACACGAAATCGCATTGCGTGTCCCATGAATTCTTGTTCGCGTCGCCGGGAGCGATGATCGGCACCAGGTTCGTCGTCCAAGGGCCCTCGATGGCCGGGGCCGTGAAGTACTGCGTTTCGGAGGGATCGATTCCAACCATCTTGGAGCTCATGTAGTAGTACTTCCCGTGGCGCTTCATCATCATCTCGGCTTCGCGATCGCTATTGGACCACGTCTGCATCTTTTTCTGCAGATTGATGTAATCCGGCGTCATCAATGCGAAACTCTGGGTCGTTTTCCCGTTATCCCAGATTTCCCACAGATAGTAGGCTTTCCCGTCATCGTCCTTGAACACCGACATGTCGCCGGTGTTGGCGCCGTATACGGTGCTGTCGAACTGCTTGGTGAAGGGACCGGTGGGGCTGTCGCTGGTCGCGATCGCCCGGTTGCACCATTCCGTCCCGGGGGTCTCCCATTTCACGACCATGACGTATTTCTTCGTCGAGTCGTTATACAGGACGTCCATCCGGTTGGATCCCCGGGAAGCGG from Fibrobacterota bacterium includes the following:
- a CDS encoding discoidin domain-containing protein is translated as MGKSASGVRHHGWRWAVLALAFTTLAPQAKWLTVHNDFFQYDLDGNPIRTRSGCLNKFGNTYYWYGCDQAMTNQTCYSSTDLLHWTNHGNMLTASRGSNRMDVLYNDSTKKYVMVVKWETPGTEWCNRAIATSDSPTGPFTKQFDSTVYGANTGDMSVFKDDDGKAYYLWEIWDNGKTTQSFALMTPDYINLQKKMQTWSNSDREAEMMMKRHGKYYYMSSKMVGIDPSETQYFTAPAIEGPWTTNLVPIIAPGDANKNSWDTQCDFVYRFKGTEDTVQMYAGDRWKRPHPARNGDYAWLPIAFTPKDSVVVNYYQDWEVDPDRGVWRAIDVKRNLALNKTATASSSSGTNVPGNVTSPATWQDYMDTKWVSGAGDPQWITVDLGSAMPVNRVILKWDSTYAKSFKIQVSTDNTAWTDVFSTTKAGARSITDETFSTTTARYVRMYGTQLGGTGTGYTLFDFMVLNDSGVAVPIVKPSPSMAASGVILLCKNRTITYSIAHGVAVKVDVVDLRGNVIAVLADGFMPAGVYTAPLPAAVGHGTSILRLDAGGRQVTRKLVRWQLR